Proteins co-encoded in one Gossypium arboreum isolate Shixiya-1 chromosome 11, ASM2569848v2, whole genome shotgun sequence genomic window:
- the LOC108471723 gene encoding uncharacterized protein LOC108471723, with product MAVNSRRAQTTNAELYSRDLETFRVQEYIGFRSGLPPRSYTVDLRNRRCECGIFQTLRYPCAHVHAACARANLNVEQFIDEIYTLERKLRIWGNEFPVMPDVSNWEVPPPIFEMVPDCSLRRHSKGRPQSTRI from the coding sequence ATGGCGGTAAATAGTCGAAGGGCACAAACAACGAACGCTGAATTGTATTCGCGCGACTTGGAGACTTTTCGAGTTCAAGAGTACATCGGTTTTCGTTCGGGTCTTCCACCTAGGTCGTACACAGTTGATCTGCGAAACAGACGATGCGAGTGCGGGATATTTCAGACTCTTCGATATCCGTGTGCGCATGTTCATGCAGCGTGTGCGAGAGCAAACTTAAATGTTGAACAATTCATAGACGAGATCTACACGTTGGAACGCAAATTACGTATATGGGGGAACGAATTTCCTGTAATGCCCGATGTCTCAAACTGGGAAGTTCCACCGCCTATTTTCGAGATGGTGCCTGACTGTAGTCTCCGTAGACATTCTAAAGGTCGACCACAATCGACGAGAATTTGA
- the LOC108471087 gene encoding leucine-rich repeat extensin-like protein 3 — translation MCWFSLIIILSSSIVIDLSEGSHAHHHHHRKKSAVVVGSVYCDTTCSQEEFSRTSHSISGASVAVECKEGTSRPGFVQEVKTNEHGEFELRLPFSVSRRVKKINGCSVKLIKSSEPDCNVVASIPASSALRLVSGKHGTRVFSAGTFSFKPLKQPNLCRTKPKEANGEKAVLGHPESFFFPPPLFPPNPFQPPPLLPPILPPPAPLIPNPFQPPPAPLIPNPFQPPPAPLIPNPFQPPPAPPAPLIPNPFQPPPAPPAPLIPNPFQPPPAPPAPFIPNPFQPPSAPPAPPAPWFHLPPIPGLTPPPSPPPPPPPTFPFPLPPFHFPPIPPFPGIPPASASTSPKKSSP, via the exons ATGTGTTGGTTTTCCCTTATAATAATATTGTCGAGTTCCATAGTTATAGATTTGTCAGAGGGTAGCCATgcccatcatcatcatcatcggaAGAAATCTGCAGTTGTTGTTGGAAGTGTGTACTGTGATACTACATGTTCCCAAGAGGAGTTCTCTAGGACCAGCCATTCCATTTCAG GTGCATCAGTTGCAGTGGAATGTAAAGAAGGGACTTCAAGGCCAGGTTTCGTGCAGGAAGTGAAAACCAATGAGCATGGTGAATTCGAACTTCGATTGCCTTTCTCAGTTAGTAGAAGGGTGAAGAAAATCAATGGATGTTCAGTGAAATTGATTAAAAGCAGTGAACCAGATTGTAATGTGGTGGCCTCAATACCAGCTTCGTCTGCACTCCGTCTGGTGTCGGGGAAGCATGGAACTCGTGTGTTTTCAGCTGGGACTTTCAGCTTCAAGCCTCTAAAGCAACCAAACCTGTGTAGAACAAAACCAAAAGAAGCAAATGGAGAAAAGGCTGTCCTTGGCCACCCTGAATCATTCTTTTTCCCTCCTCCCCTGTTTCCTCCGAACCCCTTTCAGCCTCCTCCGTTGCTTCCTCCCATACTGCCACCACCAGCTCCACTTATTCCAAACCCATTTCAGCCTCCTCCAGCTCCACTTATTCCAAACCCCTTTCAGCCTCCTCCAGCTCCTCTTATTCCAAACCCTTTTCAGCCTCCTCCAGCCCCACCGGCTCCACTTATTCCAAACCCTTTTCAGCCTCCTCCCGCACCACCGGCTCCACTTATTCCAAACCCTTTCCAGCCTCCTCCCGCACCTCCAGCTCCATTTATCCCAAACCCCTTCCAGCCTCCTTCGGCACCTCCAGCACCTCCAGCACCATGGTTTCATCTTCCACCGATTCCAGGACTAACTCCACCACCATCGCCACCACCTCCACCTCCACCAACCTTCCCGTTTCCTCTTCCCCCATTCCATTTCCCACCTATACCGCCTTTCCCTGGTATCCCCCCTGCCTCTGCCTCTACTTCACCAAAGAAATCCTCTCCTTAA